The window ACGCTGTTTTTTGCGTCTTTAAAAAAAGTAacgtgggccggcccagtgcgatGAAAGTGGTGTGCGCCCTATACCGTTAAGCCTAAAACGGGCGCTACGGGCGTCGTTTAGGAAATGCCCTTTGTTTATGGGTCGGCCTGTTgtggcctggtggccagctgggccacagcCCAGCAGGGGATTTGTTTCTTtacatttttttggtattttatatttttctttttcctaCTGTTTTATACTAATTTGAACCAACAAATGGATTTTGTTAATTGTGCAACTTAGCACAATAATATTAGGTATTATTAGGACTTCGTAGAAAAGGTTGCAAATTATTTCAAACAATTTGCAAATTTTTTTATGTTGAGATGGTTCCATGAAGAGCTTTATGGGTCAGTTAAAAAAAAGCTTAGGGGCACTTTAACATTCCGAACAATATTTATTCTTTCATGAAAAAAAAAATAGCGAATAATTTCAACCCATGGAACATTTTTATTTCACCTTTCGAAAattttaattgtttgacttgttttttggaatttgaacttgaatcgggtttggatcaaagtgaggtaAGCGGGTTACTGTAGCTTACTATTCGGGCGTCACAACATCAGAGAAGCTCATAGTAATTTGAGAACTAATTAAACTTTCATCTTACAAATTTGTGAAGATGCAACTTATTATGTTGCATCTTTCTACTTGTGCCCATATATAAAGTGGCACCACATGCCATCGCCAGCTATTATTTAAGAAGCAACCTATTTCTTTGCTAACGGTTGCTTTTCTCTTACTCGTCTGCATCACCACGCCAGCACTGTCATTAGTCCAGCAGCTATAAATGCCGACACAATTGTTTGCCAGTTCCTTTCCACATTAGCGCCTACGAGCCCCAGGTACGTCAGCATACCAGATGTAACACATGTTAATACTCCTTGTAGCATGTTGTTCCTTGGGCTGAGATCGTTGTGTATTGAAGATACGAGAGCAACACTTAGTGGCATTGTCAGGGCATAAAACAAATAAATTGTCGAGACGGACCCTAGTCGAAACTTAATCTGCAGGGTTCAAAGAGATGTAAGTGTTCTTATTTAAAATGTGAAACAGTATAATTAATAAGGCTGAAGAAATAGTACATATAATCCTGACCTGGATTAATTCAGGTAAACCTCCTATAATTGGGCGATCCTGCTGGGCGATCTATGAAGGAAAAGGGGAACAACGGCATCATTTTGAGGTAAAGGGGCTAGGTTTAAAAGAGAGATCTAAGAGGCAGAACAGAACAGATACTTGTGAAAAAAGCGCGACACCTACCTGAATCATGTCATTTCCCAGGAACATCCCCTCATAAAGATTAAACAAAGAGAGGGTAATAGTTAGTGGCCAGACGGCATATGGGTCTGTAGATACTCCGATACAGAAACCGAAAAGGATGGAATGTGCGCCGATCACGGGTATCTGTTAAAAAACAAGATCATGCCCATAAGTCGTCAGATTCTAACAAAACTGCAAATGATACGGCTAGTTTAGTACTGTACTACCCAGGAGTGTAAAACAATTACCAATTTTTCTACTTTCGCACGGATGGCGTGGATATCCTCCAGACGACGGAGGACGGCCGCCGGCCCGTCCAGGCCATTCTGCGCTTCATCAGTAACGGAAACCCTCAGGAAATACCGCTGGGGTAATGCCATTACAAGACCGCAGCCCAGCAGGACTGCCATCCCGCCGATCGGTAGCTCGGCCCAGGGCTCCAGGTCCTTGATTCCCCGAGGGAGGAGGTTTGTCAAACCAGTGGACAGCAAGACTCCAGCGATTATCCCTCTCGAGACGGAAAGGAAGGAGGACTCACTGAAATCTGCCCTTCGCCATCCAGAAACGGAGTAATAGCCAATAGTTCCACTAGTAGCAATTACGACGCACGATAGGACGTGAAGAAGCATCTCGATCCTTTTGGCTACTTCTTTTCTATGCAGGATTGATAGGTTTTGAAGTATATtagcacacatatatatatagggtaaTGGTCAGGAACTGAATCCCGCAATTTTGGGTTCACGCTGATCGGTGCGCCAAATTTTCGGTCACGGAGGTGGCATGAGATTTGGATTCACGCACTCCAGAGACGGCACCGGCCCAGCAACTAGAGACGGCACTCCGAGCGCCGAAGAAAAATCCGGCCCTGCTAGGCAGCGGCCGCTTGCTGCCTAGCACGACTTAGCGGCCGGACGTTTTAGGAAGAGTTAATTGCATATGTAGTACAAGAATTTGCAGTGAATTAACAGAATCATACATAAACTAAAAAACCCCAGAAAAATGGTACACTAATTTATCTAACAGCACATTTTGATACAATTTCCATCAATTCTAACGGCGCACCGTCCAGCGCGTGCGCCGTTAACTGCGTGTATTTGGCCGTGGCGTTCTCTCTGTACCCTATGTGGGTCCATTTGTCAGTCGGGTAGGGAAATAAAAACAACAATAAAAACTATGCGCACGTCAGTGAATCGAACCCGAGACGTACCCTGATTCAGTCAAGTGCGCGTTGAGCAGCAGCAGAGCACTACGGCATTCCATTCCTACGTACAGTGTAGAGGCGAATTCGTATATATATACATTTAGATCAGACACGTGTTGATTTTTTTCTGACTGTTTCATTTTTTTGTACGTGTTTTTCTTTCGGATTTATTTTATCTTTTTACATGTATTCTTCGGCTTTTCCTGTGTTTTGCACATTTCTTTTCTATATAGGTTTTGCAATATATGATGAACTTTTAATTCAATACGGTCGAAGGATTAGTTAAGCCATGTACAAAGGTTTTCCTTGGGGCTAATCACCGTGGCAGCATACACCTAAAATTCAATTTGGTCTGTTAGAGTATGTCTAGTAGACTCCTTAAAAAGAGGCAGCCCGTAAAATTTCTGGCGACTATACGGGTTTGATCCGTTTTTTGGTTAGACTAGAGCCCGTGTAGTCACCCGGCCCGTAAATATTTTTACAGTGGCCCATAACCCCCCTCCCCCCTACTCACGCAGTATATGTACAGGTTTTTCCCTGGAATACGGGTCGAAACCCTATGCGCACGCCGCCGCATTTCCCAATCTCCCCTCTCGATTTCTTGCCGCCCGCAACTTCAATTCCTCTCTCCCCACTTGATGTGGCGCGGAATGTGGTTGCCTGGCagcggctccggcggtggcgacggCTCCGAGCGGAGGCGATGCGTCGCCTCAGACGGCGCGAGGAAAAGGGTTGCCCGTAGGTACACCAATCACGGCATGTTGCCACCGCCGTCGTTCCTCCGCCATGAGACGGAGGAGTACGACCGCAGGCAGGCGCTCCTCCGCCGCGGGTTGTCCTTCCGCTCCTCCGCCATTAGACGAAGGAGTACGACCGCAGGCAGGCGCTCCTCCGCCGCTGGTTGTCCTTCTGCTCCTCCACCATGAGACGAAGGAGTACGACCGCAGGTAGGCGCTCCTCCGCCGCGGGTTGTCCTTCGCTCCCGCCGCTCCGCGCGGTGAAgagggagccggagccggagcagaAGGGTGCTGGCGTCATAGGCCGGAGGATTACTCCCCCGACGGAGGCAGACGTCTTAGCGGCCGCCATCATCGCGCAgtgcataggaggaggaggaggaggaggaggcggagcagcgCCGTCGACAGGAAGCCGACCTCGACGCGGTCTTCGTCGAGCAGGGGCTCACGAAGGTGTAGGAGTTCGATGACAACTTGGAGGCATGGCgccacgaagccaaaggcatgacgACATCGACATCGACCTCGTCAtagataatactccctccgtccggaaatatttgccatcaaaatgaataaaaggggatgtatctagccgtattttagttctagatgcaaccttttttgtccattttgatgacaagtattttcggacgatgGGAGTAGCAGTTTTTCGTTTACCTTTTATTTTCTCTGTCCGATTGACAACTGGTCCCCACACACGGGAGAGGGAGAGCACCAGGGCCAGGTACACGCGGTTAACAGCAATAGACGGTGCACCGTCATGGTTGACGAAAACTGTACCAAAATGTGCTGTTAGACAAGTTAGTGTACCATTTTTAGGTTTTTTCTAGTTTGTGTATGATTTTGTTAATTCGCTGCAAGTTCTTGTATTGCAGATGTAATTAACTCTTTTAGGAAAGTACCTACGTGTGGTCTCGTCTCCATCAGAAAAAGGAAAGTTTAACCCTCTCAGCGTTACCACGTCCCGCCAAAAAAGCTCCCACCCTAACCCCCGTGTGAACTCTTCCCCAGCCCGCActgagagcaactccaacgggcgacACAGTATGTCCGCGGGCGTCCGCTTGGGTCGACGCGGACACCAAAGTCGGCCCAACGCGCGGACCCAGACGAACGCGCGTCCGCTTTACGTCCGCAGGCGATCCATTTCCGGCCCATTTTTAGACGAACACGTGCGTGCTCGCCTTCTCCTCCACTTGTCCCGCTGGTCGGTGACACATTGATCTCTCCCAATCCAACAACAAACCCTCACCCGCCTCCTTTGTCGCCACCGTCGCCGCCCTTTTTTCCGGTGACTTTGCCAGCTGCCGCCGCCGCAACATCCCCTCTATAACGCTGCCACCTCCCACGTCGGCCACGACCGTCGTCTTGCCGTTGAGGAACAGAAAGCTTCCCGGTCCCCGCTCCCCCGACACAGCCGCAATCGCGACCAAGAAGCCGCCTCGACACCTCGGCCGGATCCTcaccggcacgctcgtcggacggcggcacgctcgtcggacgccggcaGGGCAGCCAGCTGGTCTGTGTGCGCCACGACTCCCTTTGCCGGCCGTCTCCTTCATCAATGCCCGGaagttgttcgacagtttgccaaggtacagaatggactccgccgacgagttctttttcacAATTTTCTTTGCGACTCTGACGATTCATTGTccaatgacgaggaggagatattggctgccgtgttggttCAAACATCCAAAATTCCGCCGCCATTTCTgtatgagtaggcatcttttcaactgtATTAGAGGGGGGGGTCAGCTATCatgactatttcgagtgcaaagaggatgccgttggAAAGATTGGTTTTTTCTGTCATAAAAAATGCACTGTCatcatccgaatgcttgcatacagAGTGCCCGATGATCTCATTGtcgagtacgtccgtatgagcgagtctacatgcctagactccctgtataagttctgcaaggctgttattgctgtgtttggccctgagtacttgagagaaccGACTCCTGAAGATAAATCTCGTTTGTTGGCAAcgaatgccagcaggggcttcccagggatgcttggcagcagagactgcatgcactgggagtggaagaattgcccttctgcttggcaagggcagtataagggccatgtcagggtttgcactgtcatactagaggcTGTGGCGTCTCatgatctctggatctggcactctttctttggcatggccggGCCACACAATGATATtaacgtgcttcagcgctcgccggtgtttgctaggctttccgaaggcaacagcccaccggtgaactttactatcaacggccacaactacgacaaaggctactacctgggtgacggtatctatcctcagtggaccactattgtgaagacaatccccaaccctgtcagagagaagaggaaaaggtttgcccaagagcaagagagtgctaggaaggact is drawn from Triticum dicoccoides isolate Atlit2015 ecotype Zavitan chromosome 6B, WEW_v2.0, whole genome shotgun sequence and contains these coding sequences:
- the LOC119323578 gene encoding zinc transporter 5-like, whose product is MLLHVLSCVVIATSGTIGYYSVSGWRRADFSESSFLSVSRGIIAGVLLSTGLTNLLPRGIKDLEPWAELPIGGMAVLLGCGLVMALPQRYFLRVSVTDEAQNGLDGPAAVLRRLEDIHAIRAKVEKLIPVIGAHSILFGFCIGVSTDPYAVWPLTITLSLFNLYEGMFLGNDMIQIAQQDRPIIGGLPELIQIKFRLGSVSTIYLFYALTMPLSVALVSSIHNDLSPRNNMLQGVLTCVTSGMLTYLGLVGANVERNWQTIVSAFIAAGLMTVLAW